Proteins encoded by one window of Aspergillus puulaauensis MK2 DNA, chromosome 4, nearly complete sequence:
- a CDS encoding uncharacterized protein (COG:S;~EggNog:ENOG410Q1W1;~InterPro:IPR036864,IPR001138;~PFAM:PF00172;~go_function: GO:0000981 - DNA-binding transcription factor activity, RNA polymerase II-specific [Evidence IEA];~go_function: GO:0008270 - zinc ion binding [Evidence IEA];~go_process: GO:0006355 - regulation of transcription, DNA-templated [Evidence IEA]), translating into MVGVPRSKACLLCRERRIGCDQTRPQCMQCSKYGVSCPGYKRPLQFHDEGPRLQKCYQTQGSAPSGGRIQGKTRAADANKSDPQQQRRLAKLFKVAKASIDERVHPALIHQSFINQQPQVFKDFICAAFPTMFFHNKFRFGNGFTFPDWVVRHFGSKQYYDACVSSISCEYLAHLTGDARLRQVSRQKYSRALGAVRQALDSDEAASDSLLLAVILLAFYEMNTQTTREAWIYHSRAIKRLMMNRPMHFYLSGVGRICHFAYRPFLIAMALYEGEECFLSEDHWQTLASMLRSQDSQKKSEWAIYITVYETIFMELVKCPGYIKEARNITSLALPEAEILAQRVGTSCEQLRILSNYLRSLLASYNQRKDGIIFHCFVGPEPSAFPETSPSLLLKAADDATDILQQLFTWLTANTKEETPSSSPGSPPYLSTPESASTPDSGCTVLKFPFSYELGGRAANDGPPPFTWLDRIAGSMGLLGADTTHDRRVALM; encoded by the coding sequence TGCGACCAGACCCGTCCACAATGCATGCAGTGTAGCAAATACGGCGTTTCCTGCCCTGGATACAAGCGTCCCCTGCAATTCCATGACGAGGGTCCACGGCTCCAGAAATGCTATCAAACGCAGGGTTCGGCGCCCAGTGGTGGTCGGATCCAGGGCAAGACCAGAGCTGCCGATGCCAACAAGAGTgacccccagcagcagcgtcgttTGGCCAAACTCTTCAAAGTCGCCAAAGCCTCGATAGATGAGCGTGTTCATCCAGCTCTGATCCACCAGTCTTTCATTAACCAGCAGCCGCAGGTGTTCAAGGACTTCATCTGCGCTGCCTTCCCCACGATGTTCTTCCACAACAAATTCCGCTTTGGGAACGGCTTCACGTTCCCAGACTGGGTGGTGAGGCATTTTGGTTCGAAGCAGTATTATGATGCGTGTGTCTCATCCATTTCATGTGAATATCTGGCCCATCTTACTGGAGACGCCAGGCTTCGTCAAGTCAGCCGGCAGAAGTACTCACGGGCCTTGGGCGCGGTCAGACAAGCCCTGGACTCGGACGAGGCGGCGTCTGATAGTCTGCTGCTCGCAGTAATTCTCCTTGCTTTCTATGAAATGAACACACAGACTACTCGAGAGGCTTGGATCTACCACTCGCGGGCGATAAAGCGGCTGATGATGAACCGTCCGATGCACTTCTATCTGTCGGGAGTTGGGCGCATCTGCCACTTTGCATACAGACCATttctcatcgccatggcACTCTACGAGGGTGAGGAATGCTTTTTGAGTGAAGACCATTGGCAGACGCTTGCAAGCATGCTCCGGTCACAAGATTCCCAGAAAAAAAGCGAATGGGCGATATATATCACTGTCTACGAGACGATCTTCATGGAACTTGTCAAATGTCCAGGCTATATAAAAGAGGCCCGCAATATCACTTCTCTGGCACTTCCAGAGGCGGAAATCCTGGCACAGCGAGTTGGGACAAGCTGCGAGCAGCTCCGAATATTGAGCAACTATTTACGATCTCTTCTCGCGTCCTACAACCAACGAAAGGACGGAATTATATTCCACTGCTTTGTCGGGCCAGAGCCAAGTGCTTTCCCAGAAACCAGTCCGTCACTTCTGCTCAAGGCTGCCGATGATGCGACTGATATACTGCAACAACTGTTTACTTGGCTAACTGCAAACACCAAAGAAGAAACCCCATCCTCTAGCCCTGGATCCCCACCATACCTATCAACTCCAGAAAGTGCCAGCACTCCGGATTCTGGCTGCACGGTATTGAAATTTCCGTTCAGCTATGAGCTCGGCGGGCGTGCAGCGAACGATGGCCCGCCCCCGTTTACATGGCTGGACCGAATCGCAGGCTCAATGGGGCTCCTAGGGGCTGATACTACCCATGATCGGCGAGTAGCCTTGATGTGA